Part of the Oerskovia paurometabola genome is shown below.
CCGAGAGAGACGTAGACGTCGTTCGGACCGGGCAGGTAGCCGCTCGTCCGCACGAACGCGTACTGGTCGAGCACGTCCAGGATGCCGGCCACGGGCAGCAGCACGTCGTCCTCGGTCACCTCGATGTCGTCGAGGCCCGACACGTCGATGTTCCCGCCACGGGTGCGGCCGCGCTTGCGGTCGCGGTCGCGGTTGCGGTCACGCCCGCGGCGGCGGCGTCCGCCGCGCTCGTCGTACTCGTCGCTCTGACGGTTGCCCTGGCCCTGCTGGTCGCGCTGACCGCCCTGCTGGCCGCCCTGGCTCTGCTGACGCTGGCCGCCCTGGCGCTCCTGCTGGCCGTTCTGGCGCTCGCCCTGTCCCTGCTCACGCTGCTGGTCGCGCTGGCGCTCCTGGCGACCGTTGGCACCGGCCTCCGGGGCCGACTCGCGAGCGGTCTCGCCCTCGCCGCCGCGCGGGGCACCGGCGCCCCGTCCGGCGCGACGCGAACCACGCTCGGGGGCGGCGCCCGTCACCAGGCCCACGGCAGCGGCCGCGCGTGCGGCGCGCTCGTCCGGGGTCTCTCCCCCGGCGGCACGGTCGGCGTCGGTGCGGGCTGCCCGGGTGCCCTGCTCCAGGAGCGGCGCGACGATGTCGGCAGCCTGGTCGGCCCGCGCAGAACGCTGGCCGCGCTCGCGACGGGGCCGCTCGGCGCGCTCGACGTTCTCGGTCGCCGCGCGGACGGGGACCTCGACGGCCGGCTGCACGACGACCTTCTCGGTCTGGGTGTCCTTCTCCGGCGCGCGACGCGCGGCGGCGGACGCTCCGGCGGTGCGCTCGGGAGCGCTCTTCTCGCCGGAGGTGGAACGGATGACGTCGACAAGATCGCTCTTGCGCATCTTGGACGTGCCCTTCACACCGAGCTGCGAGGCGAGTGCCTGCAGCTCGGGGAGGCGCAGCGTCGAGAGCGCGCCTGCACGGGCGGTGTCGGTGGTGTCTGTCACGAAGGACCCTTCCCCTCGTTTGCGCCCACTTGCTCTGTGCGAGGGGTGGGCCGCGGGTGATCGACGCTCGGCACGTGACGGCCGGAACGCAGTGGAACCACGCGTCAGTGGTACGACGACGTCAGCTGACGTGGGCTGGATTGCCTTCTCGCGGGGTATGAGTCGCAGTCAGTGGATGCTCTGCCGATGCCCGGGGACTCGGCGGAGAATCGTCGAGGAATCACCGAGGCATCATCACGAACCTGCGAAGGCTCAATGGATTATACCATCCGTAGCCCCCCGGAAGACCAGTCCCCCCAAGGGCTGCACCAGCGATCGCCGGACGGTCAGTGCGACTGTCGGGAGGACGGGTCGGCCAGACCCGCCGACCCCAGGACACGCTCGGACCGCACCCCTGCCAGGTCGATGCCCGGACGGTAGGCACGCCACTGGTCCGACCCGTGCAGCAGGTCGCGCAGCACCGCGTCCGCCCGGTCACGGTCCGAGGCGTCCCCCAGCAGCAGGACGGTGGGCCCGGCTCCCGAGATCGTCGCGGCCAGGCCGTCGGCCCGCAGCGCGCGCACGAGCTCCCACGACGCGGACATGACGCCCGCGCGATACTCCTGGTGGAGCCGGTCCTCGGTCGCGTCGAACAGGTGGTGCGGCGAACGGGTGAGCGCCTCGACGAGCAGGGCCGCGCGCCCTGCGTTGAGCGCGGCGTCGGCGTGCGGCACGGTCTCCGGCAGGACACCGCGAGCACGGCTCGTGGCGAGCCGGATCGTGGGGACCAGGACGGTCGCCTCGATGTCCGGGTGGACGTCGAGGCGCACCGCGTGCGCCCCCTCGTCCCCCTCGACCGTGCTCGTCCACGCGATCGTCGCTCCCCCGTAGATCGCGGGCGCGGCGTTGTCCGGATGCCCCTCGAACTCGGTCGCGAGCTGCAGGACCGTCGCGTCGTCGAGGGCCGCGGGGTCCGCGACCAGGGCGCGCGCGGCGACGATCCCGGCCACGACCGCAGCGGCCGAGGATCCGAGGCCCCGACCGTGCGGGATCGCGTTCGTGGCCGTCAGGTGCAGCCCCGTCTGCGGTGCGCCGACCAGGTCGAGGGCGGCACGCAGCGCGCGCACGACCAGGTGCCGCTCGTCACCGGGGACCTCGCCCGCCCCCTCCCCCTCGACGTCGACGACCACGTCGCCGTTGCCGAGCGCACGCACCTCGAGAACGTCGTAGCGCGCGAGGGCCAGCCCCATGGCGTCGAAGCCAGGGCCGAGGTTCGCGCTCGTCGCGGGCACGCGCACGCGCACATGGTCGGCTCCGAGCTGCATCTCGCGGGACCTCTCTTCGGGGAGCTACGGGGGCTGGGGCAGACCCACGGGGAGCCTGCGGCGGATCTACGGCGGCGGGACGGGCGGCGCGCCCGCCCCCTCCAACGTCCGGAGGAGAGGGAGGACGGACGACGCCGCGTCAGCCGAGCTGGAGCGCGTCGGCGATCGAGACGACGTCGGCGCTCACCCGGATCGGCGTCACGTCGGCGCCGTCCAGGGTCTTGAGCGCCCACTGCGGGTCCTTGAGGCCGTGGCCCGTGACCGTGACGACGATGCGCGCACCTGCGGGCACC
Proteins encoded:
- the thrB gene encoding homoserine kinase, which codes for MQLGADHVRVRVPATSANLGPGFDAMGLALARYDVLEVRALGNGDVVVDVEGEGAGEVPGDERHLVVRALRAALDLVGAPQTGLHLTATNAIPHGRGLGSSAAAVVAGIVAARALVADPAALDDATVLQLATEFEGHPDNAAPAIYGGATIAWTSTVEGDEGAHAVRLDVHPDIEATVLVPTIRLATSRARGVLPETVPHADAALNAGRAALLVEALTRSPHHLFDATEDRLHQEYRAGVMSASWELVRALRADGLAATISGAGPTVLLLGDASDRDRADAVLRDLLHGSDQWRAYRPGIDLAGVRSERVLGSAGLADPSSRQSH